A genomic stretch from Fusarium musae strain F31 chromosome 9, whole genome shotgun sequence includes:
- a CDS encoding hypothetical protein (EggNog:ENOG41): MRQFTHDSVKAVHLPRTTAWGHRAALQSTMPSLKGLKYDLTRVPLESTTLACIDQNTLRMIHQSLPHLHSLVIYQLDRDTFVLEHGPITKKPRLPNFSDQVAQLIGRLKEMQQLRRFAFAFDKKWMIQEYSLEALLELNARLRQADSAPSASEDIDWIHYYASGAQDHEWHSNLITHILEAVPQLKELCVLPPGSRFYRGTKTEGVVSFRRVNPGDPGEESRFPNRFLDQES, from the exons ATGCGTCAATTCACTCACGATAGCGTCAAGGCAGTTCATCTTCCTCGTACAACCGCATGGGGTCATCGCGCAGCCCTGCAATCAACAATGCCCTCGCTAAAGGGTCTGAAGTACGATCTTACCAGGGTTCCTCTCGAATCAACGACTCTTGCCTGTATCGACCAAAACACTCTTCGAATGATACACCAAAGCCTTCCGCACCTTCATTCACTAGTTATTTACCAACTGGACAGAGATACTTTCGTGTTGGAACACGGTCCTATTACGAAGAAACCGAGGCTGCCTAATTTT AGTGACCAGGTTGCACAGCTCATTGGGCGCCTCAAGGAAATGCAGCAATTGCGACGTTTCGCATTCGCGTTCGACAAAAAGTGGATGATTCAGGAGTACAGCCTGGAAGCTTTGCTCGAGCTCAATGCAAGACTGCGCCAGGCCGATTCGGCCCCTTCTGCTTCCGAGGACATTGATTGGATCCATTATTACGCATCTGGTGCCCAAGATCATGAGTGGCATTCAAATCTCATTACTCATATCCTCGAAGCCGTTCCGCAGCTCAAGGAGCTTTGTGTCCTCCCACCTGGCTCAAGATTCTATCGAGGCACTAAGACTGAGGGCGTCGTCTCATTTCGTCGAGTCAACCCAGGTGATCCGGGAGAGGAATCTCGATTTCCTAACCGTTTTCTGGATCAAGAAAGCTGA
- a CDS encoding hypothetical protein (EggNog:ENOG41): protein MASYYPEGECYFVRSSLRYSSHWSADNEAKFYRTVLLEYYWNGWPATGVTQRSHPRSRWQHGTPAGVGGTRFGDWDRFWVGESRNKSPNDMLRIHSHPNSLNWNECRDHQRGGPRKYILRPVEIQHQDTQWLWIDATIPLRAIYFPVAYRTDQAFPNLCTYVVIDLRHRGQLQMFSIGGLTRTLNITSYNGLGWHDDLTWGFNITDIIAYLSIPHKLRNPDYGLFASKPRGQELVVYANSSLTWRSDPKDIQHHGNFFREMDFARILSATFAVEVGWRPYQHNPFLRNLVVRAIQLGLGLIPGVGPIFSVAFGMAVKLLTDPDSFGSDDILDLPFAILESVISSGKRSQKFIAPDWLAQCPCGGQQQGAPLTNQQKEDRKKLGEEINNRLTAELNAQPIIRSLEEQEKLLTGRAEEIRDEATQTTQETEPEEKQEAEEQYIKDGTEETGEKHD, encoded by the coding sequence ATGGCTTCATACTACCCAGAAGGCGAATGCTACTTCGTCAGAAGCTCTCTGAGATATAGCTCCCACTGGTCTGCAGACAACGAAGCTAAGTTCTATAGAACCGTTCTTCTCGAGTACTACTGGAATGGATGGCCAGCGACTGGCGTGACCCAAAGATCCCATCCGAGGTCACGCTGGCAGCATGGTACACCTGCAGGAGTCGGAGGCACGCGCTTCGGAGACTGGGACAGGTTCTGGGTGGGCGAGAGCAGAAACAAGTCCCCGAACGATATGCTCAGAATCCACAGTCATCCCAACAGCCTTAACTGGAATGAATGTCGGGATCACCAGAGGGGTGGCCCCAGAAAGTACATCCTTCGACCAGTGGAAATCCAGCACCAAGATACCCAGTGGCTGTGGATTGATGCTACGATTCCCCTGAGAGCGATCTACTTCCCCGTCGCTTACAGGACAGACCAAGCCTTCCCTAACCTGTGCACCTATGTCGTTATCGACCTTAGGCACAGAGGGCAACTTCAGATGTTCAGTATTGGCGGGCTCACCAGGACTTTGAATATCACCTCCTACAACGGTCTTGGCTGGCATGATGATCTCACATGGGGTTTCAACATAACGGACATCATTGCCTATCTTTCCATCCCACATAAGCTGCGCAATCCGGACTATGGGTTGTTTGCATCCAAGCCGCGTGGCCAAGAGCTGGTCGTTTATGCCAACTCATCATTGACTTGGAGGTCAGATCCTAAGGACATCCAACACCATGGGAACTTCTTCCGCGAGATGGACTTCGCCAGAATCCTCAGCGCCACCTTTGCTGTCGAGGTCGGTTGGAGACCATACCAGCACAACCCTTTCCTCAGGAACCTGGTCGTCCGAGCCATTCAGCTAGGCCTTGGCCTCATCCCGGGCGTCGGACCCATCTTCTCCGTCGCATTCGGAATGGCAGTTAAGCTGCTCACAGACCCCGACTCGTTCGGCAGTGATGATATTCTTGATTTACCTTTTGCTATTCTGGAGAGTGTGATTAGCTCGGGCAAGAGATCTCAGAAGTTCATCGCACCAGATTGGCTTGCACAGTGTCCATGTGGCGGCCAACAGCAAGGTGCGCCGTTGACAAATCAGCAGAAAGAGGACCGCAAGAAGTTGGGCGAAGAGATCAACAATCGTCTGACTGCCGAGTTGAATGCTCAGCCTATCATACGCTCTCTTGAGGAGcaagagaagcttctcactGGACGCGCTGAAGAGATTCGAGATGAGGCTACGCAGACAACCCAGGAAACCGAGCCggaggagaagcaggaaGCTGAGGAGCAGTACATTAAGGACGGGACTGAGGAAACTGGTGAGAAACATGATTAA
- a CDS encoding hypothetical protein (EggNog:ENOG41) — MPTEIVCMIGDNMSSNEIKNWTLVSTRFCDILLPRICKHLKFSGNMEELTNSLNAYFKRKNASFRHLAHHHTKFVTFEVTQFNSIFEMRAWVQRCGVDTIPIGRFLADTPNLHGVVFDIWLPDPKEAFRFISFIRRGADWHGPKHVYFKNYAEYWDIGKIVGKFKSGALKGISLPLTSLLDHCGQIARNGVNLTSLRLSKYLCIYYRVSRMAVFNNQVANMMAKDFPHLESLEIYDRFSRRGLTLYRGYSDNSYRWCREIAKAAFILTQLRRLRRFAISMCPLESNDISIDSITRQLLGMMMMKEKDLGPGEVHGPEGVSKLVTTYFAARAKGLEEVCITSEDPVNPVFYRATLTGDVWNISKESFEDPSQKDLFPNVLGN, encoded by the exons ATGCCAACAGAGATTGTGTGTATGATCGGGGACAACATGTCCTCcaatgagatcaagaactgGACGCTCGTATCAACGAGATTTTGCGACATACTTCTCCCGAGAATCTGCAAGCATCTTAAGTTTTCCGGTAACATGGAGGAGCTGACAAACAGCCTCAACGCCTACTTCAAGCGCAAGAATGCTTCATTCCGCCATTTGGCCCATCATCACACGAA GTTCGTGACATTTGAAGTTACACAATTCAACAGCATCTTCGAAATGAGAGCTTGGGTTCAACGCTGCGGAGTTGATACCATACCTATCGGGCGTTTTTTGGCGGATACACCGAACCTCCATGGAGTTGTTTTTGATATCTGGCTCCCAGATCCCAAAGAAGCATTCCGGttcatcagcttcattcGCAGGGGCGCAGACTGGCATGGCCCTAAGCATGTTTATTTCAAGAACTACGCCGAGTACTGGGACATTGGCAAAATCGTGGGAAAGTTCAAGTCCGGGGCCCTCAAGGGAATTTCTCTACCTCTTACATCGCTGCTAGACCACTGTGGCCAAATCGCACGCAACGGCGTTAATCTCACTTCACTTCGCCTCAGCAAATACCTCTGCATCTATTATCGCGTATCAAGAATGGCAGTCTTCAACAATCAGGTGGCCAACATGATGGCCAAAGACTTTCCTCACCTTGAATCATTGGAAATTTATGATAGATTTTCTCGCCGTGGTCTAACCCTCTACAGGGGCTACTCAGATAATAGCTATCGCTGG TGCCGTGAGATCGCAAAGGCCGCTTTCATCCTTACTCAGTTGCGGCGGCTACGTCGGTTTGCAATCAGTATGTGTCCATTGGAGTCTAACGACATTTCTATCGACTCCATCACGAGGCAATTACtgggcatgatgatgatgaaagaaaaagatctGGGGCCCGGCGAAGTTCACGGACCTGAAGGCGTATCCAAATTGGTGACTACCTACTTTGCCGCCCGTGCGAAAGGTCTTGAGGAGGTTTGCATCACAAGTGAAGATCCTGTGAATCCCGTGTTCTACAGAGCAACTCTCACAGGCGACGTGTGGAACATTTCTAAAGAGTCTTTCGAGGATCCTTCACAGAAGGACTTATTCCCGAATGTTTTGGGGAATTAA